A genomic region of Methanobacterium sp. SMA-27 contains the following coding sequences:
- a CDS encoding ribonuclease H-like domain-containing protein has product MSSYGSTETEILRSKLIETYKEKSIEDYFKGEEFETKQGSCYKIKESRKLKLSTISKPKAKNNILNDLKLIKGIGDSKAEILRLKGYETIEDLREHPRYSNDACEIVEIVEEGDFSRITDYVSNRYPKSHPSALYSSCFSPDENYLFLDIETLGLKSVPLILIGVASVESKNIVVDQYLLRDLEEEGAALEAFLSHVDEDTVFVSFNGQTFDLPYIKERMRYHGIKQNLQRHHLDLLHFSRRTWKDQLPNCKLQTLEKHLFNFEREDDVPSSMVPSFYKTYDETGNIGPLIPIVEHNREDVVTLARILSRLHTELDEQ; this is encoded by the coding sequence ATGTCTTCTTATGGATCAACAGAAACAGAAATTTTAAGGTCAAAACTTATTGAAACCTATAAAGAAAAATCTATTGAAGATTATTTCAAAGGCGAAGAGTTTGAAACAAAACAAGGGTCATGTTATAAAATTAAAGAGAGCCGAAAATTGAAATTAAGCACAATAAGTAAACCAAAAGCCAAAAATAATATTTTAAACGATCTAAAACTTATAAAAGGTATTGGAGACTCGAAGGCAGAAATTCTAAGGTTAAAGGGTTATGAAACTATTGAAGATCTAAGAGAACATCCTCGCTATTCAAATGATGCATGTGAAATAGTTGAAATAGTAGAAGAGGGTGATTTTTCAAGAATAACAGATTATGTTTCCAATAGATACCCCAAATCCCATCCATCAGCCCTTTATTCCTCCTGTTTTTCACCTGATGAAAATTATCTTTTCCTTGATATAGAAACTCTCGGCCTTAAAAGTGTGCCTCTCATATTGATAGGGGTAGCAAGTGTTGAATCTAAAAATATAGTTGTTGACCAATACCTTTTAAGGGACTTGGAAGAGGAAGGAGCAGCATTAGAAGCATTTTTATCTCATGTAGATGAAGATACAGTATTTGTTAGTTTTAATGGACAGACATTTGATCTTCCATATATAAAAGAGAGAATGAGATATCATGGAATTAAACAAAACCTCCAAAGACATCATCTGGACCTTTTACATTTCTCGAGACGAACATGGAAAGATCAGCTACCAAATTGCAAATTGCAAACACTTGAAAAACATCTTTTTAATTTTGAACGTGAAGATGATGTACCCAGCAGTATGGTTCCATCATTTTACAAAACATACGATGAAACAGGTAACATAGGACCTTTAATTCCTATTGTAGAACACAACCGGGAAGATGTTGTAACACTGGCAAGAATATTGTCAAGATTACACACAGAACTAGATGAACAATAG
- the polX gene encoding DNA polymerase/3'-5' exonuclease PolX: MVASVLNQVADLMEIEAVDFRTLAYRKAAHTVENLSEDIEDIRKEERLQELPGIGAKIAKKIEEIVDTGGSLEYLENLKKEFPVDYDALIAVEGLGPKSIKQLYNELGIKNLDDLEKNAKRHRIRRLKGMGETTERKILLNLEYARKSTGRKLLGHILPIAVKMKNELDRLDYVERVEIAGSIRRRKETVGDIDILVTTNQPLEVMAYFTGMDMVRDVVVSGPSKSTVRLKENGIDVDLRVFDDESFGSALMYFTGSKETNVALRRIAISKGLKLSEYGVFRGQKLVAGNTEEDVFKSFGMEYIEPELRENTGEVEAASLGKLPKILGYNDIVGDLQMHSEWSDGSRSILDMANEAQKLGYEYIAITDHSGSLRIANGMDEKTMLKQMKEIDNLKDEIDDIMILKGVEANIDSYGLLDVPDKILDGMDIVLAGIHSGFNQNSKELTRRILSAMENEYVNIIAHPTGRKIQERKAYELDLERIFDASKDTGTILEVNSHMNRLDLNDVNIKMAVEHGCKLAVNTDAHSPAQLKNIHLGIATARRGWAKKEDIINTLPLKRLFKHFNI, translated from the coding sequence ATGGTTGCATCGGTATTGAATCAGGTTGCAGATCTAATGGAAATAGAAGCTGTTGACTTTAGAACTTTGGCCTACAGAAAAGCAGCACATACAGTTGAAAATCTTTCCGAGGATATTGAAGACATAAGAAAAGAAGAAAGATTACAGGAACTGCCAGGGATTGGTGCTAAAATTGCCAAGAAAATTGAAGAGATAGTTGATACAGGTGGTTCACTTGAATATCTTGAAAATCTTAAAAAGGAATTTCCAGTTGACTACGATGCATTAATAGCTGTTGAGGGGTTAGGTCCTAAAAGTATAAAACAGCTATACAATGAACTTGGTATTAAAAACCTTGATGACCTTGAGAAAAATGCAAAAAGGCACAGAATCAGAAGGCTTAAGGGCATGGGCGAGACTACAGAAAGGAAGATACTTTTAAACCTTGAATATGCAAGAAAAAGCACAGGTAGAAAACTTCTGGGACATATACTTCCCATTGCAGTGAAAATGAAAAATGAACTTGATAGACTGGATTATGTTGAAAGGGTTGAAATAGCAGGATCTATAAGGCGTAGAAAGGAAACTGTAGGGGATATTGATATTCTTGTCACAACCAACCAACCACTTGAGGTTATGGCATATTTTACAGGTATGGATATGGTACGTGATGTTGTTGTAAGTGGTCCTTCAAAATCAACTGTACGTCTTAAAGAAAATGGTATAGATGTTGATTTAAGAGTATTTGATGATGAATCATTTGGTTCTGCACTTATGTACTTTACAGGTTCGAAAGAAACCAATGTGGCTCTTAGAAGAATAGCCATTTCTAAAGGACTGAAACTCAGCGAATATGGAGTTTTCAGGGGTCAAAAACTTGTTGCAGGTAATACAGAAGAGGATGTTTTCAAATCCTTTGGAATGGAATATATTGAACCTGAATTAAGGGAAAATACTGGTGAGGTAGAGGCTGCAAGTTTAGGAAAACTACCAAAAATTTTGGGTTACAATGATATTGTAGGAGACCTCCAGATGCATTCAGAGTGGAGCGACGGATCAAGATCTATCCTGGATATGGCCAATGAAGCTCAGAAACTGGGTTATGAATATATAGCTATCACAGATCATTCTGGCAGCCTCCGAATTGCCAATGGCATGGATGAAAAAACCATGCTAAAACAGATGAAAGAAATTGATAATTTAAAAGATGAAATTGATGACATTATGATACTTAAAGGTGTTGAAGCCAACATTGATTCCTATGGTTTGTTAGATGTTCCTGATAAAATATTGGATGGAATGGATATTGTATTAGCAGGTATACACTCTGGTTTCAATCAGAATAGCAAAGAATTAACTCGTAGAATCTTATCTGCAATGGAGAATGAATACGTTAACATCATAGCTCATCCAACAGGCAGGAAAATACAAGAGAGAAAAGCATATGAACTAGATCTTGAAAGGATTTTTGATGCATCAAAAGATACTGGTACCATATTAGAAGTTAACAGTCATATGAATCGATTAGATCTCAATGATGTGAATATTAAGATGGCAGTTGAACATGGATGTAAACTAGCTGTAAATACCGATGCTCATTCACCTGCGCAACTCAAAAATATTCATCTTGGTATTGCAACTGCAAGAAGGGGTTGGGCGAAAAAAGAGGATATAATAAATACATTACCCTTAAAAAGACTCTTTAAACATTTTAATATATAA
- the msrA gene encoding peptide-methionine (S)-S-oxide reductase MsrA yields MVEEKYEKASFAAGCFWGVEATFRDLKGVVSTSVGYMGGSTEDPTYGDVCSGSTGHAETVQIIYDPTKISYEKLLETFWNKHDPTTKNRQGPDVGSQYRSIIFYHNEEQKNLAIESKKKLEESGKYNQPIVTEIIPAPKFYPAEDYHQQYLEKRGRKFCGI; encoded by the coding sequence ATGGTTGAAGAAAAGTATGAAAAGGCAAGTTTTGCTGCAGGCTGTTTCTGGGGTGTTGAAGCTACTTTTAGAGATCTTAAAGGTGTAGTATCTACTTCGGTAGGGTATATGGGTGGATCAACAGAAGATCCAACATATGGAGATGTTTGTTCAGGTTCAACTGGACATGCTGAAACAGTACAGATCATATACGACCCAACCAAGATATCATACGAGAAATTACTGGAAACTTTCTGGAATAAACACGATCCAACAACTAAAAACAGACAGGGCCCCGATGTTGGAAGTCAGTATCGTTCAATTATTTTCTACCATAATGAAGAACAAAAAAACCTTGCAATTGAATCCAAGAAAAAACTTGAAGAATCGGGTAAATACAACCAACCAATTGTAACAGAGATTATTCCTGCACCAAAATTCTACCCAGCAGAAGATTACCATCAGCAATATCTTGAAAAGCGTGGAAGAAAGTTCTGTGGAATATAA
- a CDS encoding PaaI family thioesterase, producing MLEVDKIKKFFKGDKLAEYLGIELVDVLDGGAIARLDIRDEHLNGIGTVHGGAIFTLADFTFAVAANSHGRVTVAINVSISFMKAATTGTLTAIAKEISLNPKLASYTVNVCDDEGDIVAIFQGMAYRKRDKIVID from the coding sequence TTGTTGGAAGTTGATAAGATTAAAAAATTTTTTAAAGGTGACAAACTTGCAGAATATCTTGGAATAGAACTTGTAGATGTTTTAGACGGGGGGGCTATTGCAAGGCTGGATATTAGAGATGAACATTTAAATGGTATAGGCACTGTTCATGGTGGGGCAATATTTACACTTGCAGATTTCACATTTGCTGTTGCAGCCAACTCCCATGGAAGAGTAACAGTAGCAATCAATGTTAGTATCTCATTTATGAAAGCAGCTACCACTGGAACATTGACAGCAATTGCAAAGGAAATATCATTAAATCCAAAGCTAGCAAGTTACACAGTGAATGTATGTGATGATGAGGGAGATATTGTGGCCATATTCCAGGGAATGGCCTACAGGAAAAGGGATAAAATCGTTATAGATTGA
- a CDS encoding ferritin-like domain-containing protein, giving the protein MDTDDIIKLLNEDFVRELEASMIYVFNSFIIEECESSRVTEAISVDEMRHMWWLADLITKRGGKPTMEHKKLDFGGEDLKSILKYQIQLETNAVDRYNHHIDIIDDEEVVGVLKHILDEEKRHRKEYKIRLDELE; this is encoded by the coding sequence TTGGACACCGATGACATAATTAAATTATTGAACGAGGATTTTGTCAGGGAACTTGAAGCATCCATGATCTATGTATTCAATTCATTTATTATTGAAGAATGCGAGTCCAGTCGTGTTACAGAGGCAATATCAGTAGATGAGATGAGACACATGTGGTGGTTGGCAGATCTCATAACCAAAAGAGGTGGAAAACCTACAATGGAACACAAGAAACTTGATTTTGGTGGTGAAGACTTAAAAAGTATACTTAAATATCAAATACAACTAGAAACTAATGCAGTAGATAGATACAATCACCATATAGACATTATAGATGATGAAGAAGTTGTGGGTGTTCTGAAACATATATTAGATGAAGAAAAAAGGCACCGAAAAGAATATAAAATAAGATTGGATGAACTGGAATAA
- a CDS encoding HIT family protein gives MLECEYCKKLEKYNFGDFIFKTKYWIVFLAPQQSNIGTCVVALNRHEEDLSGLKCDEWLEFGELVFKLEFAVKQCFDVTMSNWGSLMNASYLEEPPDPHVHWHYIPRYNHAVEFEGLLFEDPYFGTMKSRPFRSLPDRVRKRIINNIKNKIPTTSIHSHP, from the coding sequence TTGTTGGAATGTGAGTACTGCAAAAAGCTTGAGAAATATAACTTCGGAGATTTTATTTTCAAAACCAAATACTGGATTGTTTTTCTTGCTCCACAACAGAGTAATATAGGTACATGTGTAGTGGCCTTAAACAGGCATGAAGAAGATCTTTCAGGGCTTAAATGTGATGAATGGCTCGAATTTGGTGAACTTGTATTTAAATTAGAATTTGCTGTTAAACAGTGTTTTGACGTCACAATGTCAAACTGGGGTTCTCTTATGAATGCTTCGTACCTTGAAGAACCACCTGACCCTCATGTGCACTGGCACTATATACCAAGATACAACCATGCAGTTGAATTTGAGGGCCTCCTATTTGAAGACCCCTACTTTGGAACAATGAAGTCCAGACCATTTAGATCCCTTCCAGATAGGGTACGAAAAAGGATAATCAATAATATCAAGAACAAAATTCCTACTACCTCAATACATTCCCATCCATAA